The Flavobacterium praedii genome window below encodes:
- a CDS encoding DUF294 nucleotidyltransferase-like domain-containing protein — protein sequence MKNTISHRVADFLKNFPPFTFLNQKDIEILSEQISIIYKEKDSVIFSENEETHHSFYVVHKGAVALRKSPKNNIIDMCDEGDVFGLRPLIANENYKMEARTYEESILYAIPISIFRPYALENKDVGNFLIQSFASNTRNPYSKSHRGKLYGETLAGEILDTDTKLFDIQPVKYSKKIVTCSSITSAKVIAQIMTKKNVGAILVVEDKLPIGIITDKDLRNKIVTGEFPITTSASEIMTSPVITYHKKLTTTQAQMAMMKCNISHICLTKDGTPNTKAVGILSKHDVMVSLGNNPAVLIKAVKRAKKYKEIKPIRANIMQLLQGYLDQNIPITLTSKIITELNDVCIQQVIEIALKKMSTPPPVKFAWLAMGSQGRSEQLLQTDQDNALVYEDVPEELKEKTKKYFLELATHVNKGLFEIGYDYCPAEMMASNPKWCLSLDEWKKLVHHWITNTGKDEVLLSFIFFDYSLSYGDSELANKLSDYILEDIKANPVFYLHLVSGALQSPSPTGFFREFLLEQDGANKDFFDIKRRALMPLSDAARVLILSHSVKSISNTPERFEKLAELEPQNKELYLACSYSYRALLKFRTKQGLLHNDSGQYIALGDLTKLEKIKLKSTFKTIKEIQEIISIRFNPSNIL from the coding sequence ATGAAAAATACTATTTCCCATAGAGTTGCCGATTTTTTAAAAAACTTCCCTCCTTTTACCTTTTTAAACCAAAAAGATATCGAAATCCTTTCGGAACAAATTTCTATCATCTATAAAGAAAAAGACAGTGTTATTTTTTCAGAAAATGAAGAAACACATCATTCATTTTATGTAGTTCATAAAGGAGCTGTCGCACTAAGGAAAAGTCCAAAAAACAACATTATCGATATGTGTGATGAAGGAGATGTTTTTGGTTTAAGACCACTTATCGCTAATGAAAACTACAAAATGGAAGCTAGAACTTATGAAGAAAGTATTCTTTATGCTATTCCTATTTCAATTTTTAGACCTTATGCACTAGAGAATAAAGATGTTGGTAATTTTTTGATTCAAAGTTTTGCTTCAAATACTCGAAATCCATATTCCAAAAGTCATAGAGGAAAACTATACGGAGAAACTTTAGCTGGAGAAATTCTGGATACTGATACCAAATTATTTGATATTCAACCCGTAAAATATTCTAAAAAAATAGTCACTTGTTCGTCTATAACTTCAGCAAAAGTAATAGCCCAAATTATGACCAAAAAAAATGTTGGCGCAATACTTGTTGTAGAAGATAAACTCCCCATTGGAATCATTACCGATAAAGATTTAAGAAACAAAATTGTAACTGGTGAATTTCCAATCACAACATCGGCATCAGAAATAATGACAAGTCCTGTAATTACTTATCATAAAAAACTGACTACCACGCAAGCACAAATGGCAATGATGAAATGTAACATCAGTCATATTTGTTTAACAAAGGATGGTACTCCAAACACAAAAGCGGTTGGAATCCTTTCTAAACATGATGTGATGGTTTCGCTAGGAAACAATCCAGCCGTATTGATAAAAGCGGTAAAAAGAGCCAAAAAATATAAGGAAATAAAACCCATACGAGCCAATATCATGCAATTATTACAAGGCTATTTGGATCAAAATATCCCAATCACGCTGACATCAAAAATAATTACAGAATTGAATGATGTGTGTATTCAACAAGTAATTGAAATTGCATTAAAAAAAATGAGTACCCCACCACCTGTCAAATTTGCTTGGTTGGCCATGGGAAGTCAAGGGCGCAGTGAACAATTATTACAAACTGATCAGGACAATGCTTTAGTTTATGAAGATGTACCAGAAGAATTAAAAGAGAAAACTAAAAAATATTTCTTGGAATTAGCCACTCATGTCAACAAAGGATTATTTGAAATTGGTTATGATTATTGCCCAGCCGAAATGATGGCATCTAATCCTAAATGGTGTTTGAGTCTTGATGAATGGAAAAAACTTGTACACCATTGGATTACAAATACCGGAAAAGATGAAGTCCTATTATCTTTCATATTTTTTGATTACAGCCTTTCGTATGGCGATAGCGAACTGGCAAACAAGCTATCCGATTATATACTAGAAGATATAAAAGCAAATCCTGTATTTTATCTTCATTTGGTGAGTGGTGCATTACAAAGTCCTTCTCCAACAGGATTTTTTAGAGAATTTTTATTAGAACAAGATGGGGCTAACAAAGATTTTTTTGATATAAAAAGAAGGGCACTAATGCCATTGAGTGATGCCGCAAGAGTTTTGATTTTATCTCATTCCGTAAAATCCATCAGTAATACTCCAGAACGTTTTGAAAAATTAGCGGAATTGGAACCGCAGAATAAAGAATTGTACCTAGCTTGTTCTTATTCCTATAGAGCATTATTAAAATTTAGAACAAAACAAGGACTTTTGCATAATGATTCCGGTCAATATATTGCTTTGGGAGATTTAACCAAATTAGAAAAAATAAAACTCAAGAGTACCTTTAAAACTATTAAAGAAATACAAGAGATTATTTCTATTCGCTTTAATCCATCAAATATTTTGTAA